The following are encoded in a window of Salinibacter grassmerensis genomic DNA:
- a CDS encoding tetratricopeptide repeat protein — MSYEVNDFETDVLDASADAPVLVDFWAPWCGPCQQLSPVLESLAEAADDWTLVKVNVDDHPSAAQEYGVRGIPAVKLFVDGDIEAEFAGIKPKPQLKSWLDEHLPSEEKSRIEEASEALDSGNHQEAEHLLWPVLEDNPDHDEAQVLMARALAFKDPNRAQVLAQEAEVADPTLRQMRDGVETIARLLELAEDPSALPENGAKDTYVAALNALSDQDFDAALDQFIDVVRTNRDYDDDGARKACIALFTLLGEQHPTTQEHRRTFDMALY; from the coding sequence ATGTCCTACGAGGTCAACGACTTCGAGACCGATGTACTCGACGCAAGTGCGGATGCGCCCGTCCTGGTCGACTTCTGGGCCCCGTGGTGCGGCCCGTGTCAACAGCTCAGTCCGGTGCTTGAGTCGCTCGCGGAAGCGGCCGACGACTGGACATTGGTGAAGGTAAACGTGGACGACCATCCGTCCGCGGCACAAGAGTACGGCGTGCGCGGCATTCCGGCGGTGAAGCTGTTCGTGGACGGGGACATTGAGGCCGAGTTTGCCGGCATAAAGCCCAAGCCCCAGCTCAAAAGCTGGCTGGACGAGCACCTCCCAAGCGAAGAAAAGAGCCGGATTGAAGAGGCGAGCGAGGCCCTCGACTCGGGCAACCATCAGGAAGCCGAGCACCTTCTCTGGCCCGTGTTGGAGGACAACCCCGACCACGACGAGGCACAGGTGCTCATGGCGCGCGCCCTGGCGTTCAAGGACCCGAACCGGGCACAGGTACTGGCCCAAGAAGCCGAGGTGGCCGATCCGACCCTCCGTCAGATGCGTGACGGTGTGGAGACCATTGCCCGTCTCCTGGAGCTTGCCGAGGACCCGTCTGCCCTCCCCGAGAACGGAGCCAAGGACACGTACGTCGCGGCCCTCAACGCGCTGTCCGACCAGGACTTTGACGCGGCGCTGGATCAGTTCATCGACGTCGTGCGCACCAACCGCGACTACGACGACGACGGCGCACGAAAGGCGTGCATTGCCCTCTTTACGCTACTCGGGGAGCAGCACCCCACCACCCAGGAGCACCGCCGCACGTTCGACATGGCGCTGTATTAG
- a CDS encoding acyl-CoA thioesterase: MPDVPDALPDGTQHVHTADLAVRWGDMDAVGHVNNSRFFSYFEEARVEWLKATLDATMFTESGPVLAHASCDFERPVRHPATLHLDVYAEPPGRSSLTTHYAARLDASGDTAASGTAVLVWVSAETGDPVPMPDLGLR; the protein is encoded by the coding sequence ATGCCCGACGTTCCGGATGCTCTTCCCGACGGCACTCAGCACGTACACACGGCCGACCTCGCAGTCCGGTGGGGCGACATGGACGCCGTGGGCCACGTCAACAACAGCCGCTTCTTCTCCTACTTCGAGGAGGCGCGGGTGGAGTGGCTCAAGGCCACGCTCGACGCTACAATGTTCACGGAGAGCGGCCCGGTGCTGGCCCACGCGTCGTGCGACTTCGAGCGCCCGGTGCGCCACCCCGCGACCCTTCACCTCGACGTGTACGCCGAGCCCCCAGGGCGGTCGAGCCTCACGACCCACTACGCCGCCCGCCTCGATGCGTCCGGCGACACGGCGGCCTCCGGCACCGCCGTCCTCGTGTGGGTAAGTGCGGAGACCGGCGATCCGGTGCCGATGCCCGACCTGGGCCTGCGGTGA
- a CDS encoding DUF2470 domain-containing protein → MADHVFSPEDVSRIVGHMNDAHSEDLVRYAEAYGDVTEVEGVRMTGIDVEGFDLEVEQKSATVPVRIDFDAPLDTVDEARAALVEMAMAAQDAAER, encoded by the coding sequence ATGGCAGATCACGTGTTTTCCCCCGAAGATGTGAGTCGTATCGTAGGGCATATGAACGACGCCCACTCCGAGGATTTAGTCCGCTACGCGGAGGCGTACGGGGACGTGACGGAGGTAGAGGGGGTACGCATGACGGGCATCGACGTGGAGGGCTTCGACCTCGAGGTAGAGCAGAAGAGCGCCACGGTGCCGGTGCGCATCGACTTCGACGCGCCCCTCGACACGGTCGACGAGGCCCGGGCTGCGCTCGTGGAGATGGCGATGGCGGCCCAGGACGCCGCGGAACGATAA
- the cimA gene encoding citramalate synthase, whose amino-acid sequence MADSVELFDTTLRDGTQGEHVTLSARDKMRIARRLDAFGIDVIEGGWPGSNPKDQAFFEKARHGEAWAQTSICAFGSTRHASNAPSEDANLQALVEAATDVVSIFGKSWTLHVEQALGVSPKTNLELIRSSVAFLHRHGKRVIYDAEHFFDGFADNPEYALRTLRAAAEAGADTLVLCDTNGGSLPHDIHRITATVADDVDASLGIHAHNDGGCAVANSLAAVRAGARHVQGTINGLGERCGNADLCTAIPDLQLKMGLECVAPGRLDDLVDLSRFTNEVANLDPNDGAPYVGRSAFTHKGGVHVSAVMEEPSTYEHVEPEVVGNRRRALVSDLSGRSNIQYKAEEMGIDLGSDAAARAVERIKDLEHLGYEFQGAEASFELLLRTLQDEVPDFFGLDRMRVWSGQDDDEQTVEASLALTVRDERTLAVAEGNGPVDALSNAMREGLLSFYPSLDDVRLSDYKVRVLTPQDGTAATVRVLIEHGDGTSTWNTVGVSENILDASWQALADGMRYALFHAAPTSDTKQVPSPAASA is encoded by the coding sequence ATGGCAGACTCGGTTGAACTCTTTGATACGACGCTCCGCGACGGCACACAGGGCGAGCACGTCACCCTCTCGGCCCGCGACAAGATGCGGATTGCCCGTCGCTTAGACGCGTTCGGAATTGACGTGATCGAGGGCGGCTGGCCCGGCTCCAACCCGAAGGACCAGGCCTTCTTCGAAAAGGCCCGCCACGGGGAGGCCTGGGCGCAGACATCGATCTGCGCGTTCGGCTCCACCCGGCACGCGTCCAATGCCCCGTCGGAGGACGCCAACCTGCAGGCCCTGGTCGAGGCCGCGACCGACGTGGTCTCAATTTTTGGCAAGTCGTGGACCCTGCACGTGGAGCAGGCACTCGGGGTCTCGCCAAAGACCAACCTGGAGTTGATTCGGTCCTCCGTCGCCTTTCTCCACAGGCACGGAAAGCGGGTGATCTACGACGCCGAACACTTCTTCGACGGCTTCGCCGACAACCCCGAGTATGCCCTCCGCACGCTCCGGGCGGCCGCTGAGGCCGGAGCGGACACACTCGTCCTCTGCGACACGAACGGAGGCTCCCTTCCCCACGACATCCACCGCATCACGGCGACCGTCGCCGACGACGTTGACGCGTCCCTCGGCATCCACGCCCACAACGACGGGGGGTGCGCCGTGGCCAACAGCCTCGCCGCCGTGCGGGCGGGAGCGCGGCACGTGCAGGGCACCATCAACGGCCTCGGCGAGCGCTGCGGCAACGCCGACCTCTGCACCGCCATTCCCGACCTGCAGCTTAAGATGGGCCTCGAGTGCGTCGCCCCGGGCCGGCTCGACGATCTGGTTGACCTCTCCCGGTTTACCAACGAGGTGGCCAACCTTGACCCCAACGACGGCGCGCCATACGTGGGCCGCAGCGCGTTCACCCACAAGGGCGGCGTGCACGTCTCGGCCGTTATGGAGGAGCCCAGCACCTACGAGCACGTGGAGCCAGAGGTGGTTGGCAACCGCCGACGGGCCCTCGTCTCCGATCTCTCGGGCCGCAGCAACATCCAGTACAAGGCCGAAGAGATGGGCATCGATCTCGGCTCGGATGCCGCCGCGCGGGCCGTCGAGCGCATCAAGGACCTGGAGCATCTCGGCTACGAGTTTCAGGGGGCCGAGGCCTCGTTTGAGCTTCTTCTGCGCACCCTTCAGGATGAAGTGCCCGACTTTTTTGGCCTCGACCGAATGCGCGTGTGGAGCGGACAGGACGACGATGAGCAAACCGTCGAGGCCTCCCTCGCCCTCACCGTACGGGACGAGCGCACCCTGGCCGTCGCGGAGGGGAACGGGCCCGTCGATGCCCTTTCAAACGCCATGCGGGAGGGGCTTCTCTCGTTCTACCCCTCGCTCGACGATGTGCGCCTCTCCGACTACAAGGTCCGGGTGCTTACGCCTCAGGACGGCACGGCCGCGACGGTCCGCGTGCTCATCGAACACGGCGACGGCACGAGCACCTGGAACACCGTGGGGGTCTCCGAGAACATCCTCGATGCGAGCTGGCAGGCCCTGGCCGACGGCATGCGGTACGCCCTCTTCCACGCGGCCCCTACCTCAGACACCAAGCAGGTTCCGAGCCCCGCGGCCTCGGCGTGA